In Streptococcus respiraculi, one DNA window encodes the following:
- the rplB gene encoding 50S ribosomal protein L2 has product MGIKVYKPTTNGRRNMTSLDFAEITTSTPEKSLLVSLKSKAGRNNNGRITVRHQGGGHKRHYRLIDFKRNKDGIEAVVKTIEYDPNRSANIALVHYTDGVKAYIIAPKGLEVGQRIVSGPEADIKVGNALPLANIPVGTVIHNIELKPGRGGELVRAAGASAQVLGQEGKYVLVRLQSGEVRMILGTCRATVGVVGNEQHGLVNLGKAGRSRWKGIRPTVRGSVMNPNDHPHGGGEGKAPVGRKAPSTPWGKPALGLKTRNKKAKSSKLIVRRRNEK; this is encoded by the coding sequence TAAACCAACTACAAATGGCCGTCGTAACATGACTTCTTTGGATTTTGCAGAAATCACAACAAGCACTCCTGAGAAATCATTGCTTGTTTCTCTTAAGAGCAAAGCTGGTCGTAATAACAACGGTCGCATCACAGTTCGTCACCAAGGTGGCGGTCACAAACGTCACTACCGTTTGATTGACTTCAAACGTAACAAAGACGGTATCGAAGCAGTTGTTAAAACAATTGAATATGATCCAAACCGTTCAGCTAACATCGCTCTTGTACACTACACAGACGGTGTGAAAGCGTACATCATCGCTCCTAAAGGTCTTGAAGTTGGTCAACGCATCGTTTCAGGTCCAGAAGCAGATATCAAAGTCGGTAACGCACTTCCACTTGCAAATATTCCAGTCGGTACTGTTATCCACAATATCGAATTGAAACCAGGTCGTGGTGGTGAATTGGTTCGTGCTGCAGGTGCTTCTGCACAAGTGCTTGGTCAAGAAGGCAAATACGTTCTTGTTCGTCTTCAATCAGGCGAAGTTCGTATGATTCTTGGAACTTGTCGTGCAACAGTTGGTGTTGTCGGAAATGAACAACACGGACTTGTAAACCTTGGTAAAGCAGGACGTAGCCGTTGGAAAGGTATCCGTCCAACAGTTCGCGGTTCTGTAATGAACCCTAACGATCACCCACACGGTGGTGGTGAAGGTAAAGCACCAGTTGGTCGTAAAGCACCATCTACTCCATGGGGCAAACCTGCTCTTGGACTTAAAACTCGTAACAAGAAAGCTAAATCAAGCAAACTTATCGTTCGTCGTCGCAACGAAAAATAA
- the rpsS gene encoding 30S ribosomal protein S19, with amino-acid sequence MGRSLKKGPFVDEHLMKKVEAQANDEKKKVIKTWSRRSTIFPSFIGYTIAVYDGRKHVPVYIQEDMVGHKLGEFAPTRTYKGHAADDKKTRRK; translated from the coding sequence ATGGGACGTAGTCTTAAAAAAGGGCCTTTCGTCGATGAGCATTTGATGAAAAAAGTTGAAGCTCAAGCAAACGATGAAAAGAAAAAAGTAATTAAAACTTGGTCACGTCGTTCAACGATTTTCCCAAGTTTCATTGGTTATACAATCGCAGTTTATGATGGACGTAAACATGTACCTGTTTACATCCAAGAAGACATGGTAGGTCACAAACTTGGTGAATTTGCACCAACTCGTACTTACAAAGGTCACGCTGCTGACGACAAGAAAACACGTAGAAAATAA
- the rplV gene encoding 50S ribosomal protein L22, with protein sequence MAEITSAKATARTVRVSPRKSRLVLDNIRGKSVADAIAILKFTPNKAAGVIEKVLNSAIANAENNFGLEKANLVVSEAFANEGPTLKRFRPRAKGSASPINKRTAHITVVVAEK encoded by the coding sequence ATGGCAGAAATTACTTCAGCTAAAGCAACTGCTCGCACAGTACGTGTTTCACCTCGTAAATCACGTCTTGTCTTGGATAACATCCGTGGCAAAAGCGTAGCCGATGCAATCGCAATCTTGAAATTCACTCCAAACAAAGCTGCAGGCGTTATTGAAAAAGTATTGAACTCTGCAATCGCTAATGCGGAAAACAACTTTGGTTTGGAAAAAGCAAACTTGGTAGTAAGCGAAGCTTTCGCAAACGAAGGACCAACACTTAAACGTTTCCGTCCACGTGCAAAAGGTTCTGCTTCACCAATCAACAAACGTACGGCTCACATCACTGTAGTTGTAGCAGAAAAATAA
- the rpsC gene encoding 30S ribosomal protein S3, with product MGQKVHPIGMRVGIIRDWDAKWYAEKEYADYLHEDLAIRNFIKKELAEASVSTIEIERAVNKVIVSIHTAKPGMVIGKAGSNVDALRAQLNKLTGKQVHINIIEIKQPDLDAHLVGETIARQLEQRVAFRRAQKQAIQRTMRAGAKGIKTQVSGRLNGADIARAEGYSEGTVPLHTLRADIDYAWEEALTTYGKLGVKVWIYRGEVLPARKNTKGGK from the coding sequence GTGGGACAAAAAGTACATCCAATTGGTATGCGTGTCGGCATCATCCGTGATTGGGATGCTAAATGGTATGCTGAAAAAGAATACGCGGATTACCTTCATGAAGATCTTGCAATCCGCAACTTTATCAAAAAAGAATTGGCTGAAGCATCAGTTTCGACTATCGAAATTGAACGCGCAGTAAACAAAGTGATCGTAAGCATTCACACAGCTAAACCAGGTATGGTTATCGGTAAAGCTGGTAGCAATGTTGATGCACTTCGTGCACAATTAAACAAATTGACTGGTAAACAAGTACACATCAACATCATCGAAATTAAACAACCTGATTTGGATGCACACCTTGTTGGTGAAACAATTGCTCGTCAATTGGAGCAACGTGTGGCATTCCGTCGCGCTCAAAAACAAGCAATTCAACGTACAATGCGTGCTGGAGCAAAAGGAATTAAAACTCAAGTATCTGGACGTTTGAACGGTGCTGATATCGCCCGTGCAGAAGGGTATTCTGAAGGAACTGTTCCGCTTCATACACTTCGTGCGGATATCGACTATGCTTGGGAAGAAGCACTTACAACTTACGGTAAACTTGGTGTTAAAGTATGGATTTATCGTGGAGAAGTTCTTCCAGCTCGTAAAAACACTAAAGGAGGTAAATAA
- the rplP gene encoding 50S ribosomal protein L16 encodes MLVPKRVKHRREFRGKMRGEAKGGKQVDFGEYGLQATTSHWITNRQIEAARIAMTRYMKRGGKVWIKIFPHKSYTAKAIGVRMGSGKGAPEGWVAPVKRGKVMFEVAGVSEEIAREAFRLASHKLPVKCKFVKREAE; translated from the coding sequence ATGTTAGTACCTAAACGTGTTAAACACCGTCGTGAATTCCGTGGAAAAATGCGCGGTGAAGCTAAAGGTGGAAAACAAGTAGACTTCGGTGAATATGGTCTTCAAGCTACAACTAGCCACTGGATCACAAACCGTCAAATCGAAGCAGCCCGTATCGCGATGACTCGTTATATGAAACGTGGTGGTAAGGTTTGGATCAAAATCTTCCCGCACAAATCATACACCGCTAAAGCTATCGGGGTACGTATGGGATCTGGTAAAGGGGCGCCTGAAGGTTGGGTAGCACCAGTTAAACGTGGTAAAGTGATGTTTGAAGTAGCTGGCGTTTCAGAAGAAATCGCACGTGAAGCATTCCGTTTGGCTAGCCACAAACTACCAGTTAAATGCAAATTCGTAAAACGTGAAGCAGAATAA
- the rpmC gene encoding 50S ribosomal protein L29, which produces MKLNEVKEFVKELRGLSQEELAKRENELKKELFDLRFQAAAGQLEQTARLNEVKKQIARIKTVQSEVK; this is translated from the coding sequence ATGAAACTTAATGAAGTAAAAGAATTTGTTAAAGAACTTCGTGGCCTTTCTCAAGAAGAACTTGCAAAGCGCGAAAATGAATTGAAGAAAGAACTCTTCGATCTTCGTTTCCAAGCTGCTGCTGGTCAACTTGAGCAAACTGCTCGTTTAAACGAAGTTAAAAAGCAAATTGCACGTATCAAAACGGTGCAATCAGAAGTTAAATAA
- the rpsQ gene encoding 30S ribosomal protein S17 — protein sequence MERNNRKVLVGRVVSDKMDKTITVVVETKRNHPVYGKRINYSKKYKAHDENNVAKEGDIVRIMETRPLSATKRFRLVEVVEEAVII from the coding sequence ATGGAACGCAATAATCGTAAAGTTCTTGTTGGACGTGTTGTATCTGACAAAATGGACAAAACCATCACAGTTGTAGTTGAAACAAAACGTAACCACCCAGTCTATGGTAAACGTATTAACTACTCTAAAAAATACAAAGCTCATGATGAAAACAATGTTGCTAAAGAAGGCGATATCGTACGTATCATGGAAACTCGACCGCTTTCAGCTACAAAACGTTTCCGTCTTGTAGAAGTTGTGGAAGAGGCAGTTATCATTTAA
- the rplN gene encoding 50S ribosomal protein L14, with product MIQTETRLKVADNSGAREILTIKVLGGSKRKSANIGDIIVASVKQATPGGAVKKGDVVKAVIVRTKTGARRADGSYIKFDENAAVIIREDKTPRGTRIFGPVARELRDGGFMKIVSLAPEVL from the coding sequence ATGATTCAAACAGAAACTCGTTTGAAAGTTGCTGATAACAGTGGCGCACGTGAAATCTTGACAATCAAAGTTCTTGGTGGTTCAAAACGTAAATCTGCAAATATCGGCGACATCATCGTTGCTTCAGTAAAACAAGCTACTCCTGGTGGTGCGGTTAAAAAAGGTGACGTCGTGAAAGCCGTTATCGTTCGTACTAAAACAGGTGCTCGTCGTGCTGATGGTTCATACATCAAGTTTGACGAAAATGCAGCAGTTATCATCCGTGAAGACAAAACACCTCGCGGAACTCGTATCTTTGGTCCAGTGGCACGCGAATTGCGTGACGGCGGTTTCATGAAAATCGTTTCATTGGCACCAGAAGTACTCTAA
- the rplX gene encoding 50S ribosomal protein L24, producing the protein MFVKKGDKVRVIAGKDKGVEAVVLTALPKVNKVVVEGVNIVKKHQKPNSENPQGAIVEKEAAIHASNVQVLDKNGVAGRVGYKFVDGKKVRYNKKSGEVLD; encoded by the coding sequence ATGTTTGTAAAAAAAGGCGATAAAGTTCGCGTAATCGCTGGTAAAGACAAAGGCGTTGAAGCAGTTGTCCTAACAGCACTTCCAAAAGTAAATAAAGTTGTTGTAGAAGGTGTAAACATTGTCAAAAAACACCAAAAACCAAATAGCGAAAACCCTCAAGGTGCTATCGTTGAGAAGGAAGCTGCAATCCACGCGTCAAACGTACAAGTTCTTGACAAAAATGGTGTAGCTGGTCGTGTTGGTTACAAGTTTGTTGACGGTAAAAAAGTTCGTTACAACAAAAAATCAGGCGAAGTGCTTGATTAA
- the rplE gene encoding 50S ribosomal protein L5 yields MANRLKEKYLNEVVPALTEQFNYSSVMAVPKVDKIVLNMGVGDAVSNAKNLEKAAQELALISGQKPLITKAKKSIAGFRLREGVAIGAKVTLRGERMYEFLDKLVSVSLPRVRDFHGVPTKSFDGRGNYTLGVKEQLIFPEINFDDVDKTRGMDIVIVTTANTDEESRALLTGLGMPFAK; encoded by the coding sequence ATGGCAAATCGCTTAAAAGAAAAATATCTTAATGAAGTAGTTCCTGCTTTGACTGAACAATTTAACTATTCATCAGTTATGGCTGTACCAAAAGTTGATAAGATTGTTTTGAACATGGGTGTTGGTGACGCTGTTTCTAACGCTAAAAACCTTGAAAAAGCTGCTCAAGAATTGGCATTGATTTCAGGTCAAAAACCACTTATCACAAAAGCTAAAAAATCAATCGCCGGCTTCCGTCTTCGTGAAGGGGTTGCAATCGGAGCGAAAGTAACACTTCGTGGCGAACGTATGTATGAGTTTTTAGATAAATTGGTATCTGTATCACTTCCACGTGTACGTGACTTCCATGGTGTTCCAACAAAATCATTTGACGGACGTGGAAACTACACACTTGGTGTGAAAGAGCAATTGATCTTCCCAGAAATCAACTTCGACGATGTTGACAAAACTCGCGGTATGGATATCGTTATCGTTACAACAGCTAACACTGACGAAGAATCACGTGCATTGCTTACTGGCCTTGGTATGCCGTTCGCAAAATAA
- a CDS encoding type Z 30S ribosomal protein S14: protein MAKKSMIAKNKRPAKFSTQAYTRCEKCGRPHSVYRKFKLCRVCFRDLAYLGQIPGVTKASW from the coding sequence ATGGCTAAAAAATCAATGATCGCTAAGAACAAACGCCCAGCTAAGTTCTCTACGCAAGCATATACTCGTTGTGAAAAATGTGGACGTCCACATTCAGTTTACCGCAAATTCAAACTTTGCCGTGTATGCTTCCGCGACTTGGCTTACTTAGGTCAAATCCCAGGCGTTACCAAAGCTTCTTGGTAA
- the rpsH gene encoding 30S ribosomal protein S8 translates to MVMTDPIADFLTRIRNANQAKHEVLEVPASNIKKGIATILKNEGFVKNVEFIEDDKQGIVRVFLKYGPNGEKVITNLKRVSKPGLRVYSKREDIPKVLNGLGIAIISTSEGLLTDKEARQKNVGGEVIAYVW, encoded by the coding sequence ATGGTTATGACTGACCCAATTGCAGACTTTTTGACACGTATTCGTAACGCAAACCAAGCAAAACACGAAGTGCTTGAAGTACCTGCATCAAACATCAAAAAAGGAATTGCGACAATTCTTAAAAACGAAGGTTTTGTAAAAAACGTTGAGTTTATCGAAGATGACAAACAAGGCATCGTGCGCGTATTCTTGAAATACGGACCAAACGGTGAAAAAGTTATCACAAACTTGAAACGTGTATCAAAGCCAGGTCTTCGTGTTTACTCAAAACGTGAAGATATTCCGAAAGTTCTTAACGGACTTGGAATTGCAATCATCTCTACATCAGAAGGTCTTTTGACAGATAAAGAAGCTCGTCAAAAGAACGTTGGTGGTGAGGTAATCGCATACGTTTGGTAA
- the rplF gene encoding 50S ribosomal protein L6 yields MSRIGNKVIILPAGVELSQNNGVVTVKGPKGELTREFPTAIEIRVEGTEVTLHRPNDSKEMKTIHGTSRANLNNMVVGVSEGFKKELEMRGVGYRAQLAGNKLTLAVGKSHPDEVVAPEGITFEVPAPTQIIVSGINKEVVGQTAAYIRSLRAPEPYKGKGIRYVGEFVRRKEGKTGK; encoded by the coding sequence ATGTCACGTATTGGTAATAAAGTAATTATATTGCCTGCTGGTGTTGAGCTTTCGCAAAACAACGGTGTGGTAACTGTAAAAGGACCTAAAGGGGAATTGACTCGTGAGTTCCCAACTGCTATTGAAATCCGTGTGGAAGGTACTGAAGTAACCCTTCACCGTCCAAACGATTCAAAAGAAATGAAGACTATTCACGGTACAAGCCGTGCTAACCTCAACAACATGGTTGTTGGTGTTTCTGAAGGCTTCAAAAAAGAACTTGAAATGCGTGGTGTCGGTTACCGTGCGCAACTTGCAGGTAACAAATTGACACTTGCTGTTGGTAAATCACATCCAGATGAAGTGGTTGCGCCAGAAGGTATCACATTTGAAGTTCCAGCACCAACACAGATCATCGTGTCTGGTATCAATAAAGAAGTTGTTGGTCAAACAGCAGCTTATATCCGTAGCCTTCGTGCTCCTGAACCTTATAAAGGTAAGGGTATCCGCTATGTTGGTGAATTTGTTCGCCGCAAAGAAGGTAAAACAGGTAAATAA
- the rplR gene encoding 50S ribosomal protein L18, which translates to MISKPDKNKIRQKRHRRVRGKISGTAARPRLNIFRSNTGIYAQVIDDVAGVTLASASTLDKEVSKGTKTEQAVVVGKLVAERAVAKGISEVVFDRGGYLYHGRVKALAEAARENGLKF; encoded by the coding sequence GTGATTTCAAAACCAGATAAAAACAAAATCCGCCAAAAACGCCATCGTCGTGTTCGCGGTAAAATCTCTGGAACTGCTGCTCGCCCACGTTTGAACATTTTCCGTTCTAATACAGGCATCTACGCTCAAGTGATTGATGACGTAGCGGGTGTAACGCTCGCAAGCGCTTCTACTCTTGATAAAGAAGTTTCAAAAGGTACTAAGACAGAACAAGCCGTTGTTGTAGGTAAACTCGTTGCTGAACGCGCAGTAGCGAAAGGTATTTCTGAAGTGGTCTTTGACCGCGGTGGATATCTCTATCACGGACGTGTGAAAGCTTTGGCTGAAGCAGCTCGTGAAAACGGATTGAAATTCTAA
- the rpsE gene encoding 30S ribosomal protein S5: MAFKDNAVEFEERVVAINRVTKVVKGGRRLRFAALVVVGDRNGRVGFGTGKAQEVPEAIRKAVESAKKNLIEVPMVGTTIPHEVRSEFGGARIMLKPAAEGAGVAAGGATRAVIELAGIADVTSKSLGSNTPINVVRATVEGLKQLKRAEEVASLRGISVSDLA, from the coding sequence ATGGCATTTAAAGATAACGCAGTTGAATTTGAAGAACGCGTAGTAGCCATCAACCGTGTTACAAAAGTTGTTAAAGGTGGACGTCGTCTTCGCTTTGCAGCTCTTGTGGTTGTTGGTGACCGTAATGGTCGTGTAGGTTTCGGTACTGGTAAAGCTCAAGAAGTACCAGAAGCTATCCGTAAAGCAGTTGAATCTGCTAAGAAAAACTTGATTGAAGTACCAATGGTTGGTACTACTATTCCTCACGAAGTTCGTTCAGAATTTGGTGGTGCTCGCATCATGTTGAAACCAGCTGCAGAAGGTGCTGGGGTCGCTGCGGGTGGTGCTACTCGTGCGGTTATCGAGTTGGCAGGTATCGCTGATGTGACATCTAAGTCACTTGGTTCAAACACTCCAATCAACGTTGTACGTGCAACAGTTGAAGGCTTGAAACAATTGAAACGTGCTGAAGAAGTGGCTTCACTTCGTGGCATTTCAGTTTCTGATTTAGCATAA
- the rpmD gene encoding 50S ribosomal protein L30, with translation MAQIKITLTKSPIGRKPEQRKTVVALGLGKLNSSVIKEDNAAILGMVNAISHLVTVEEVK, from the coding sequence ATGGCTCAAATTAAAATTACTTTGACTAAGTCTCCAATCGGTCGCAAACCAGAACAACGTAAAACAGTTGTTGCCCTTGGACTTGGCAAATTAAACAGCTCAGTTATCAAAGAAGATAACGCTGCTATTCTTGGAATGGTGAATGCAATCTCTCACTTGGTAACAGTTGAAGAAGTAAAATAG
- the rplO gene encoding 50S ribosomal protein L15 has product MKLHELQPATGSRKTRNRVGRGTSSGNGKTSGRGQKGQKARSGGGVRLGFEGGQTPLFRRLPKRGFTNINAKEYAIVNLDQLNAFEDGAEVTPVVLVESGIVKAEKSGIKILGNGELTKKLTVKAAKFSKSAEEAITAKGGSVEVI; this is encoded by the coding sequence ATGAAACTTCATGAATTACAACCTGCTACAGGTTCTCGCAAAACTCGTAACCGCGTTGGTCGTGGTACGTCATCAGGTAACGGTAAGACTTCAGGTCGTGGACAAAAAGGGCAAAAAGCTCGTAGCGGCGGTGGCGTACGTCTAGGTTTTGAAGGTGGACAAACTCCATTGTTCCGTCGTCTTCCAAAACGTGGATTTACAAACATCAACGCAAAAGAATATGCTATTGTTAACCTTGACCAATTGAACGCTTTTGAAGACGGTGCAGAAGTAACACCAGTTGTGCTTGTTGAGTCTGGAATCGTTAAAGCTGAAAAATCAGGAATTAAAATTCTTGGTAACGGTGAATTAACGAAAAAATTAACTGTGAAAGCAGCTAAATTCTCTAAATCAGCTGAAGAAGCTATCACTGCCAAAGGTGGTTCAGTAGAAGTCATCTAA
- the secY gene encoding preprotein translocase subunit SecY: MFFKLLKDAFKVKNVRTKILFTIFVLFVFRVGTHITVPGVNVKSLEALSNIPFLNMLSLVSGNAMRNFSVFALGVSPYITASIIVQLMQMDLVPKFVEWGKQGEVGRRKLNQATRYISLALAFVQSAGITASFNALSGAKLTTMPLDWKTYLIIGAILTTGSAIVTWLGEQITDKGYGNGTSMIIFAGIISSLPDTIHDIYEDRFVNIEASRLGESAILVGVLVVAVLAIVYFTTFVQQAEYKIPIQYTKRAQGAPSSSYLPLKLNPAGVIPVIFAGSITAIPTSLLQFFASQNKSISWLSTIREYFDYSTIKGMTVYAVLIILFTFFYSFVQVNPEKAAENLQKSGAYIHGVRPGKGTEEYFSKLLKRLATVGSLFLGFVALLPILAQNVFGLTSKIAFLGTSLIIVIMTSIEGIKQLEGYLLKRKYVGFMETE; this comes from the coding sequence ATGTTTTTTAAACTATTAAAAGATGCATTTAAGGTAAAGAACGTCCGCACGAAAATCCTGTTTACGATTTTTGTCTTATTTGTCTTTCGTGTTGGAACGCACATCACAGTTCCAGGAGTGAACGTTAAGAGCCTCGAAGCCTTATCGAATATTCCTTTTTTGAATATGTTGAGTTTGGTTTCCGGAAATGCCATGCGTAATTTCTCTGTATTCGCCTTAGGTGTCAGTCCTTACATCACTGCCTCAATCATTGTTCAGCTGATGCAGATGGACCTCGTGCCTAAGTTTGTGGAATGGGGCAAGCAAGGGGAAGTTGGCCGTCGTAAGTTGAATCAAGCGACACGCTACATTTCCTTAGCTTTGGCTTTTGTCCAGTCAGCCGGGATCACCGCAAGTTTTAATGCCTTGTCTGGTGCCAAGTTGACAACTATGCCCTTGGATTGGAAGACCTATCTCATTATTGGGGCGATTTTGACAACGGGTTCTGCTATCGTGACTTGGCTCGGTGAGCAGATTACGGATAAAGGATATGGTAATGGAACATCCATGATTATCTTTGCCGGAATCATTTCCTCACTTCCAGATACTATTCATGATATTTATGAAGATCGTTTTGTTAATATCGAAGCCAGTCGTTTAGGAGAATCTGCTATCTTAGTAGGAGTATTGGTAGTAGCAGTTTTAGCAATTGTTTACTTTACAACCTTTGTTCAACAAGCAGAGTATAAAATTCCAATCCAGTACACTAAACGTGCTCAAGGTGCGCCATCTAGTTCGTATTTACCACTTAAGTTAAATCCGGCAGGTGTCATTCCAGTCATCTTTGCAGGTTCTATTACGGCTATTCCAACATCCCTTCTTCAGTTCTTTGCTAGCCAGAATAAGAGTATCTCTTGGTTATCAACTATTCGTGAATATTTTGATTACTCTACAATCAAAGGGATGACTGTGTATGCGGTATTGATTATCCTCTTTACCTTCTTCTACAGCTTCGTTCAGGTAAACCCAGAAAAAGCAGCTGAAAACCTCCAAAAGAGTGGAGCTTATATCCATGGGGTGCGTCCAGGTAAAGGAACAGAGGAGTATTTCTCGAAATTACTAAAGCGATTAGCAACAGTAGGATCCTTATTCCTAGGATTTGTTGCATTGTTGCCGATTCTTGCACAAAATGTCTTTGGGCTTACCTCAAAAATTGCCTTCCTCGGAACCAGTTTGATTATCGTCATCATGACAAGTATCGAAGGAATCAAGCAGTTAGAAGGTTACTTGCTCAAGAGAAAATATGTAGGTTTCATGGAAACAGAATAG
- a CDS encoding adenylate kinase, protein MNLLIMGLPGAGKGTQAAKIVEKFDIVHISTGDMFRAAMANQTEMGLLAKSYIDKGDLVPDEVTNGIVKERLAQDDIKEKGFLLDGYPRTIEQAHALDEALKNLGIKLEGVINIEIDPAKLVERLSGRIIHRETGETFHKVFNPPTEGYDEKDYYQREDDKPESVKRRLEVNIAQGQPIIDHYRAAGLVHDIEGDQNIEVVFADIEKVLSKLQ, encoded by the coding sequence ATGAATCTTTTAATTATGGGTTTGCCAGGGGCTGGTAAAGGAACGCAGGCTGCAAAAATTGTTGAAAAATTTGACATTGTTCATATTTCAACAGGTGATATGTTCCGTGCAGCAATGGCAAATCAGACAGAGATGGGATTGCTAGCAAAATCCTATATTGATAAAGGTGACTTGGTGCCAGACGAAGTAACTAATGGTATTGTCAAAGAGCGCTTAGCTCAAGATGATATCAAGGAAAAAGGTTTCTTGTTGGACGGCTATCCTCGCACCATCGAGCAAGCACATGCTTTAGATGAAGCTTTGAAAAACCTTGGCATTAAGCTTGAAGGAGTTATCAACATTGAAATTGACCCAGCTAAATTGGTAGAACGTCTTAGTGGGCGCATCATCCATCGTGAAACTGGTGAAACCTTCCATAAGGTTTTCAACCCGCCTACAGAAGGCTACGATGAAAAAGATTACTACCAACGCGAAGATGACAAACCAGAATCTGTTAAACGTCGCTTAGAAGTCAATATTGCACAAGGACAACCGATTATTGATCACTACCGTGCTGCTGGTTTGGTACATGATATTGAAGGTGATCAAAACATCGAAGTCGTCTTTGCAGATATTGAAAAAGTTTTATCAAAATTGCAATAA
- the infA gene encoding translation initiation factor IF-1 yields MAKEDVIEIEGKVVDTMPNAMFTVELENGHQVLATVSGKIRKNYIRILVGDRVTVELSPYDLTRGRITYRFK; encoded by the coding sequence ATGGCAAAAGAAGATGTGATTGAAATTGAGGGTAAGGTAGTTGATACCATGCCAAATGCTATGTTTACTGTAGAGTTGGAAAATGGACACCAAGTTCTTGCAACTGTTTCAGGAAAAATCCGCAAAAATTACATTCGTATTTTAGTCGGTGATCGCGTAACGGTTGAGCTTAGTCCATACGACTTAACACGTGGACGTATCACATACCGCTTTAAATAG
- the rpmJ gene encoding 50S ribosomal protein L36, with translation MKVRPSVKPICEYCKVIRRNGRVMVICPANPKHKQRQG, from the coding sequence ATGAAAGTAAGACCATCGGTCAAACCAATTTGCGAATACTGTAAAGTTATTCGTCGTAATGGTCGTGTTATGGTAATTTGCCCAGCAAATCCAAAACACAAACAACGTCAAGGATAA
- the rpsM gene encoding 30S ribosomal protein S13, whose product MARIAGVDIPNDKRVVISLTYVYGIGLATSKKILAAAGISEDVRVKDLTSDQEDAIRREVDAIKVEGDLRREVNLNIKRLMEIGSYRGIRHRRGLPVRGQNTKNNARTRKGKAVAIAGKKK is encoded by the coding sequence ATGGCTCGTATTGCTGGAGTTGATATTCCAAACGACAAACGTGTAGTAATTTCATTGACTTACGTATACGGAATCGGTCTTGCAACATCTAAAAAAATTCTTGCAGCAGCTGGAATCTCAGAAGATGTTCGCGTAAAAGATTTGACTTCTGATCAAGAAGATGCAATCCGTCGTGAAGTAGATGCGATTAAAGTTGAAGGTGATCTTCGTCGTGAAGTAAACTTGAACATTAAACGTTTGATGGAAATCGGTTCATACCGTGGGATCCGTCACCGTCGTGGACTTCCTGTCCGTGGACAAAACACTAAAAACAACGCTCGCACTCGTAAAGGTAAAGCTGTTGCGATTGCAGGTAAGAAAAAATAA